From the Lathyrus oleraceus cultivar Zhongwan6 chromosome 4, CAAS_Psat_ZW6_1.0, whole genome shotgun sequence genome, one window contains:
- the LOC127138217 gene encoding uncharacterized protein LOC127138217 — protein MYLTLLEESMGCVLGQHDETGQKEYAIYYMSKTFIDYETKYSLLENTCCALAWVSRRLRQYMICYTTLLISKVDPIKYIFEKLALTGRLACWQMHLSEYDIQYVTHKDIKGSVLAEYLAHQSVEDYQPLKFDFPDEDIMVIKDCEIPGPKEGPELGSRWKLAFDGSSNYSGHGVGVVLMNLKGGYTPLSLQGCALIIQAMS, from the coding sequence atgtatctgACTCTGCTTGAAGAGTCAATGGGATGCGTGCTAGGGCAACACGATGAAACTGGTcagaaagaatatgctatttactatATGAGTAAAACGTTTATCGATTATGAAACTAAATATTCACTCTTGGAGAATACTTGTTGCGCTCTAGCATGGGTCTCTCGTCGTCTGAGGCAGTATATGATCTGCtatactactttgttgatctcgaaagtggatccaataaagtacataTTCGAAAAACTTGCCTTGACTGGAAGACTTGCCTGTTGGCAGATGCATTTGTCggagtatgacatccagtatgTAACCCATAAGGATATCAAGGGAAGTGTGTTGGCAGAGTACCTTGCTCATCAATCAGTTGAAGATTATCAGCCATTGAAATTTGACTTTCCTGACGAGGATATTATGGTGATAAAAGATTGTGAGATCCCAGGCCCTAaggaaggacccgaactgggatctCGATGGAAGCTAGCGTTTGATGGTTCCTCCAACTACAGTGGTCATGGTGTGGGAGTTGTTCTGATGAATCTAAAAGGTGGTTATACCCCCCTTTCACTGCAAGGTTGTGCTTTGATTATACAAGCAATGTCGTAG